The Fibrobacter sp. genome has a segment encoding these proteins:
- a CDS encoding M67 family metallopeptidase gives MITLPKAEYQKILEHAEKNLPEEACGLIAGRIEGADKHIEKVYLLTNIDHSNEHFSLDPREQLLAIKDMRQNGLIPLGNWHSHPESPSRPSDEDKRLAYDSKASYLILSLQDRAKPVLNSFHIEGVDATNEGLVIE, from the coding sequence ATGATAACTTTACCGAAAGCTGAATACCAGAAAATTTTGGAGCATGCGGAAAAGAACCTGCCCGAAGAGGCCTGCGGGCTCATCGCGGGGCGTATCGAAGGTGCTGACAAGCACATCGAAAAGGTCTACCTGCTCACGAATATCGACCACTCGAACGAACACTTTTCGCTTGACCCGAGGGAACAACTCTTGGCCATCAAGGATATGCGCCAAAACGGCCTTATCCCGCTCGGCAACTGGCATTCCCATCCAGAGTCGCCATCGCGCCCTTCCGACGAAGACAAGCGTCTCGCTTACGACAGCAAGGCGAGCTACTTGATCCTTTCTCTGCAGGACCGCGCAAAACCGGTACTTAATTCCTTCCACATCGAAGGTGTGGATGCCACCAACGAAGGCTTGGTGATAGAATAA
- a CDS encoding M67 family metallopeptidase, whose amino-acid sequence MEIELGEITTCQMTLAAIAAYPGECCGILLGKTSESGEVEILETREAHNQIQGAQKSAHFRVDPLFLYQVEREIEGSGIEVIGFYHSHPDCAAVPSDEDYENMVPGLIYVILSVTKDGVKDIRSYKKDINY is encoded by the coding sequence ATGGAAATTGAACTGGGCGAAATAACAACTTGTCAAATGACATTGGCCGCGATAGCCGCCTATCCGGGCGAATGTTGCGGTATTTTGCTCGGGAAAACCAGCGAAAGCGGCGAGGTCGAAATTCTGGAAACCCGCGAAGCGCACAACCAGATTCAAGGAGCGCAGAAATCCGCCCATTTCAGGGTAGACCCGCTGTTCCTTTATCAGGTGGAGCGCGAAATCGAAGGTAGCGGAATCGAGGTGATTGGCTTTTACCATTCGCACCCCGATTGCGCGGCAGTCCCCTCGGACGAGGATTACGAGAACATGGTGCCGGGACTCATCTACGTTATTTTATCCGTAACAAAAGATGGCGTCAAGGATATCAGAAGTTACAAAAAAGATATTAATTACTGA